Proteins encoded by one window of Yamadazyma tenuis chromosome 2, complete sequence:
- the ALG6 gene encoding Glucosyltransferase-like protein (CAZy:GT57; BUSCO:EOG09260NZ8; COG:E,G; EggNog:ENOG503NVFW) gives MAKKKSSTKYKPKPVNVVSKSPVAKPSPFVDAPVFELLHNFQKAPDQWAARYIIIITAIIIRSAVGLGSFSGFQENPINGDFEAQRHWMEITTHLPINQWYFFDLQYWGLDYPPLTAYHSYLFGKLGTMLNSKWFELGTSRGLETVDLKNYMRFTSLISELVILSPALLGFITFIGKKLNLRRIDQILITCIVMCQPALILIDHGHFQYNSVMLGFFLYSLVDLLKGNFTLSSIWFISAIFFKQMALYYAPFIFFFILSKLFNNYYDFSNRSVVNLITKFNFAKLFSVGLTVLVTVLTLLSPLMLGGWNDMVTNLKQILVRVFPFNRGLFEDKVANFWCTTNLVVKYKQLFSNDQLTKISLVFTLMSIAPPCLMVSYKNLMGSKFSKSSTSTSKYMSLVYGFAATAWGFFLFSFQVHEKTVLVPLIPSTLLYCLNTSYYISITQWINNVATFSMFPLLKKDGLSLQYAVLLVMINWLIGGFNWRGNLLFQKSSWFWNSVFALSYLSIAAYHIIDFQFDPPASYPDLWVILNTTISFGCFSLYYLWLNYEIYKL, from the coding sequence AtggccaaaaagaagtcCAGTACCAAATACAAGCCCAAGCCGGTCAATGTAGTGAGCAAGAGTCCCGTCGCAAAACCCAGTCCGTTTGTGGATGCGCCAGTGTTTGAGTTACTCCACAATTTCCAAAAAGCTCCTGATCAATGGGCTGCCAGGTATATCATCATAATTACTGCAATTATCATTAGAAGTGCAGTGGGGTTAGGCTCGTTCCTGGGGTTCCAGGAAAACCCCATAAATGGAGACTTCGAGGCCCAGCGCCATTGGATGGAAATCACCACCCACTTGCCCATCAACCAATGGTATTTTTTTGACCTCCAGTACTGGGGTTTGGACTATCCACCATTAACAGCCTATCACCTGTATTTATTTGGTAAGTTGGGCACTATGCTCAATTCCAAGTGGTTTGAGCTTGGTACTTCCCGAGGCTTGGAAACTGTGGACCTTAAGAACTATATGCGGTTTACCAGTTTGATCAGTGAATTGGTGATCTTGTCTCCCGCATTGTTGGGGTTTATAACCTTCATAggtaagaagttgaaccTTCGAAGAATCGACCAGATCCTCATCACGTGCATCGTCATGTGCCAGCCTGCGTTAATTTTGATTGACCATGGTCACTTTCAATACAACTCAGTTATGTTGGGATTCTTCTTGTACTCGTTGgttgacttgttgaagggAAATTTCACGTTGAGCTCCATTTGGTTTATAAGTGCCATTTTTTTCAAACAGATGGCTTTGTATTACGCCCCattcatcttcttctttatattgtccaaattgttcaacaactacTATGACTTCAGCAATAGGAGTGTTGTCAATTTGATCACAAAGTTCAACTTTGCAAAATTATTCTCAGTGGGGTTGACAGTTCTTGTGACCGTCTTGACATTATTGTCACCGCTCATGTTGGGAGGCTGGAACGACATGGTGACGAACTTGAAGCAAATATTGGTGAGGGTGTTTCCCTTTAACAGAGGATTATTTGAAGATAAGGTCGCAAACTTCTGGTGCACCACCAATTTGGTCGTCAAATACAAACAACTTTTCTCCAACGAccagttgaccaagatcTCCTTGGTGTTTACGTTGATGTCCATTGCTCCTCCCTGTTTAATGGTGTCCTACAAAAATCTCATGGGctccaagttctccaaatcttccaCTAGTACTTCCAAATATATGTCGTTGGTATATggatttgcagccactgCTTGGGGGTTCTTCCTTTTTTCATTCCAGGTCCATGAAAAGACAGTGTTGGTTCCCTTGATTCCCAGTACTTTGTTGTACTGCTTGAACACTTCTTATTATATTTCTATCACCCAGTGGATCAACAATGTGGCAACTTTCAGTATGTTTCCCTTGTTAAAGAAAGACGGGTTGAGTTTACAGTATGCGGTTCTTTTGGTCATGATCAACTGGCTTATTGGAGGCTTCAATTGGCGTGGGAACTTGCTCTTCCAAAAGAGCTCATGGTTCTGGAACTCGGTTTTTGCGTTATCTTACCTATCCATCGCCGCCTATCATATCATTGACTTCCAATTTGACCCACCTGCTAGTTATCCTGATCTTTGGGTAATTCTTAACACCACAATATCTTTCGGGTGTTTCAGCTTGTACTACTTGTGGTTGAACTATGAGATCTATAAGTTATGA
- a CDS encoding uncharacterized protein (EggNog:ENOG503NYT1; COG:S): MKTSEKLRILGLEYPDANKEVLRELLVACDDSLVQMRLILDQSFQRVKNATSPQYQSSVDSMLGSSSKKRKVDPHAPPRDSRSKVVMLHTEDQVREALHPYVSLHRNFLPREDADKVLVALMNNKHRYNAQQFYLFDQVCKTKSRSAFYYVPEDFVIETARYNGIIGELIPFDESLTAAAKLMNKYVNERVIPHYKRLEFQQPKYSISGCVVNYFPQLSDDLGWHSDRLQSMGPQNYIGSISFGSTREFRLRRHSNPSVIYSIHIPHNGMLLMHPGCQELFKHCVNSIKVPLQLHPICGVERYSVTFRDYPEEFTKHVPKCKCGIPMVLRRSFKTAADKNFGKYYWSCENTYQNKDCKEFHWADFTNHKNKMRSQNDASVSQWKAT, from the coding sequence ATGAAGACCTCAGAGAAACTACGTATTTTGGGTCTCGAATACCCCGATGCCAACAAAGAAGTGCTCCGAGAGCTTTTAGTCGCGTGCGATGATTCGCTTGTGCAAATgaggttgattttggatcaaTCTTTTCAGAGAGTCAAGAACGCGACTAGCCCTCAGTACCAGTCTTCAGTTGACTCAATGTTAGGATCATCATCGAAGAAGCGGAAGGTAGACCCACACGCCCCGCCACGAGACTCGCGTTCTaaggtggtgatgttgCACACGGAAGACCAGGTAAGGGAGGCACTTCATCCGTACGTGTCTCTACATAGGAACTTTCTACCCAGAGAGGATGCGGACAAGGTGTTAGTGGCTTTAATGAATAACAAACACCGGTACAATGCCCAACAATTCTACCTTTTTGATCAGGTCTGTAAAACAAAATCTCGGCTGGCGTTCTACTACGTACCTGAGGATTTTGTCATCGAGACTGCTCGGTATAATGGTATTATTGGCGAGCTCATTCCATTTGATGAATCTTTGACAGCAGCGGCgaagttgatgaacaaaTATGTCAATGAACGAGTGATACCCCATTACAAGAGACTTGAGTTCCAACAGCCCAAGTACTCCATCTCTGGATGCGTGGTGAACTATTTTCCCCAACTATCTGATGACTTGGGATGGCATAGCGATAGACTTCAGTCGATGGGGCCTCAGAACTACATCGGTTCCATCTCCTTCGGATCGACCAGAGAGTTCAGACTAAGGCGGCACTCAAATCCATCTGTGATATACTCAATCCATATTCCTCATAATGGCATGCTACTCATGCACCCAGGGTGCCAggaacttttcaaacactGTGTCAACTCTATCAAAGTGCCACTCCAGCTCCATCCTATTTGTGGTGTAGAAAGGTATAGTGTAACGTTCAGAGACTACCCTGAAGAGTTCACAAAACATGTGCCCAAATGCAAGTGTGGTATTCCTATGGTGTTGAGAAGATCCTTCAAGACTGCGGCTGACAAGAACTTTGGCAAATATTATTGGTCATGTGAGAACACGTACCAGAACAAAGACTGTAAGGAGTTCCATTGGGCAGACTTTACTAACCACAAAAACAAGATGAGAAGCCAGAATGATGCTTCGGTTTCGCAATGGAAAGCTACTTAG
- a CDS encoding class 3 lipase (COG:G; EggNog:ENOG503NZPC): MDKMLLLWLLVATIVGAGDEIIYFQERQRVFEHSMEELGSYSHINLESYCVKNALREALNNCQKHGVESLDLETKKSSALSLTLCEMGNLRLKPPEVCQNPISVNDCISSLEKVPQYWTLFSGNYREIRKICFEESLPFEKDQILEVYNNITKVFRDLNLELAKSFSSSEEAHSRLQKKFDELIRAFDSLVQDMTSARFNAEKQTEMFSSILQAAFVDANHVMESLKFTAKSDIDEIAVNLNFLSSEVKDLHEVVRQYDMKHHLDEVKTHVIDLYKDELRHVLDFTVGDVKDGFEKISKDIEKHLDREKQLNAQLQDNIQYARDVNYILQVLETNVIEQQEQFAVNTEYVHEFFSEVLQNVHMSLNGIEFRVNHYLVSMDTKMSDTLRKVNKINEEVGYWLNSLNTCLDVVKSMRSYFSNGTISAFRLLSLSFNTLKRFLCNIIHFLEKAPALVVCFVSIPFFAVLSTVGIVKWYFDDSVCGYIATTYSDVFNRQTTNKKKKTIIVSLRGTRSLVDTYTDIKVDMVGYNNAGYTLRNCGPNCKVHRGFYSYFSHTLANIGEILQQELETDEDYELLILGHSLGGAVGVLLGVHFLDLGYDKMTLVTMGQPLVGNKPFSSFVDTVMGSSLPVENSGFERKFYRVIHKGDVVTTIPSNNNILDSYSQFNNQIYLNCSHSQANPSNEQVVDCLTGDNPRCIEGDFDKMFGYLTNNFLQTHTTYFRSMGLCGIRLW; encoded by the exons ATGGATAAAATGCTATTGCTTTGGTTATTAGTGGCTACTATTGTAGGTGCTGGAGATGAAATAATCTATTTTCAAGAGAGACAAAGGGTTTTTGAGCACTCTATGGAAGAACTTGGTCTGTATTCTCATATCAATCTTGAATCTTACTGTGTGAAAAATGCACTTAGAGAagctttgaacaattgcCAAAAGCATGGGGTCGAGTcgttggatttggaaaccaaaaaatCTCTGGCCCTCTCTTTGACATTGTGTGAGATGGGAAATTTGAGGTTAAAGCCTCCAGAAGTATGTCAGAACCCTATCAGTGTTAATGACTGTATAAGCTCGTTAGAGAAGGTTCCACAATATTGGACTCTTTTCAGTGGTAACTACAGGGAAATTAGGAAGATTTGTTTCGAGGAGTCCTTGCCTTTTGAAAAAGACCAGATATTAGAAGTGTATaacaatatcaccaaggtTTTCCGTGATCTCAATTTGGAACTTGCAAAATCATTTTCAAGCTCTGAGGAAGCTCATCTGAGACTTCAAAAAAAGTTTGATGAATTGATAAGGGCATTTGATCTGCTAGTACAAGACATGACACTGGCACGTTTCAATGCAGAGAAGCAAACAGAGATGTTCTCTTCGATATTGCAAGCAgcatttgtggatgcaaACCATGTAATGGAGTCTTTAAAGTTCACTGCAAAATCAGACATTGACGAGATTGCAGTCAATCTCAACTTCCTTCTGCTGGAAGTTAAAGACTTGCACGAGGTTGTAAGACAGTATGATATGAAACATCACTTGGATGAAGTAAAAACCCATGTCATTGACCTATACAAAGATGAGTTAAGACATGTTCTAGATTTCactgttggtgatgtcaaAGACGGGTTTGAGAAAATCAGCAAAGACATAGAAAAACACTTAGACAGAGAAAAGCAATTGAATGCTCAGCTTCAGGACAACATCCAGTATGCAAGAGATGTGAATTACATATTACAGGTCCTAGAAACTAACGTAATAGAGCAGCAAGAACAATTTGCAGTCAATACTGAATACGTCCACGAGTTTTTCTCGGAAGTCTTACAGAACGTTCACATGTCTTTAAACGGAATAGAGTTTCGGGTGAACCATTACTTGGTTTCTATGGATACTAAGATGTCAGACACTCTAAGAAAAGTCAATAAAATCAACGAAGAAGTAGGATATTGGTTAAACCTGTTAAACACATGCTTGGATGTTGTGAAGTCTATGAGAAGCTACTTTTCTAACGGCACTATATCTGCTTTTAGACTTCTCCTGTTGAGTTTCAATACCCTCAAGAGATTTTTGTGTAATATCATACATTTCTTAGAGAAAGCTCCCGCCTTGGTTGTATGTTTTGTGTCCATCCCTTTCTTTGCTGTGCTTTCTACGGTAGGAATCGTCAAA TGGTATTTTGATGACTCGGTATGCGGGTATATTGCTACTACTTACTCAGATGTGTTTAATCGtcaaaccacaaacaagaagaagaagaccaTAATTGTTTCTTTGAGAGGAACCCGGTCATTAGTCGACACTTACACAGATATAAAGGTAGATATGGTGGGATATAACAACGCTGGGTATACCCTACGAAATTGTGGGCCTAATTGCAAGGTTCATCGGGGTTTTTACAGCTACTTCTCCCATACACTTGCCAACATCGGTGAAATACTCCAACAAGAGTTGGAAACAGATGAAGACTACGAACTTTTGATTCTTGGTCACTCTCTTGGTGGTGCAGTTGGTGTTCTCCTTGGAGTACACTTCTTGGACCTTGGTTATGACAAGATGACTTTGGTAACTATGGGTCAACCATTGGTGGGAAATAAGCCGTTTTctctgtttgtggatacGGTGATGGGAAGCTCGTTGCCGGTGGAAAATAGCGGCTTTGAACGCAAGTTCTACAGAGTTATTCACAAAGGCGATGTGGTTACCACCATACCTAGCAATAATAACATTTTGGATTCTTACAGCcagttcaacaaccagATCTATTTGAACTGCTCCCACTCGCAGGCAAATCCCCTGAACGAACAGGTGGTGGACTGTCTAACAGGAGACAATCCAAGATGTATTGAAGGTGACTTCGACAAGATGTTTGGATACTTGACAAACAATTTTCTACAGACCCACACCACGTATTTTAGGTCGATGGGTTTGTGCGGTATACGCTTATGGTAA
- a CDS encoding uncharacterized protein (EggNog:ENOG503NZAJ; COG:I) — MKRSVTTTEVSELIREDIKRRFTTNLVEIPSRKVTRSKSSSFIPGLSYCGNETEEEEIDIPQSQLVENSARISLPYPDSGFNGTLISADSAENGSSTVIIRPKSFTFPSLPHPENTEPFPLINEVSPMSESLASTTSFAKHETIDEMLQNYPQPRSATGLLNPFSGDSILNPLRGKPVPPRDSLFKEPSALLTDSGNEDKKEEERAPSAGTSKASDIPIDSSPASHTSWAFPLMLIFNLIYIIGITISICILAGGTRNVTFRYFKNLQPSARGEILHQLNEMYPIEAEKVVSVEVASSGLEFELEAPIFSGISYSPLDSMEPHCGSNPADIEADLKLLSKATRKVRSYGLQCNQSEYILDAIIKSKLNMTLSMGVWIGEDDKINTQQLEIMKKVLTKYPRKMFDSVFVGNEVLFRQDKTTNELIEIIQDVKHFVKKIGYFDLPVGTSEIGSLIDGRLLQACDIVGANIHPFFGGIDVSMATDWTYDFLKYQIEPINKSHKTKLVITEVGWPYRGGRYEGSVANATNFQYFMNAWLCESQK; from the exons ATGAAGCGTTCGGTTACTACAACCGAAGTCTCAGAGTTGATCAGAGAAGATATAAAACGTAgattcaccaccaacctCGTGGAGATTCCATCCAGGAAAGTCACCCGGTCAAAGTCGTCTAGTTTCATCCCAGGCCTCAGTTACTGTGGAAACGagactgaagaagaagagataGATATTCCCCAATCCCAATTAGTCGAAAACAGTGCTCGGATATCCTTACCCTATCCTGACAGCGGCTTTAACGGCACGTTGATCCTGGCAGACCTGGCGGAGAATGGGTCAAGTACTGTCATTATCAGACCCAAGTCCTTCACTTTCCCATCACTCCCACACCCTGAAAACACCGAACCTTTCCCCCTCATCAATGAGGTGTCTCCTATGTCTGAAAGCTTGGCTTCCACCACGTCTTTTGCCAAACATGAAACTATTGACGAGATGTTGCAAAATTACCCTCAGCCAAGGTCTGCCACAGGATTACTCAATCCATTTAGTGGAGACAGTATTCTTAACCCCTTGAGAGGAAAACCAGTTCCTCCAAGAGACTCGTTGTTCAAGGAACCCAGTGCTTTGTTGACTGACAGCGGGAATGAAGATaaaaaagaagaggaaagAGCACCAAGTGCGGGCACTTCAAAAGCGTCTGATATTCCTATAGACTCATCCCCAGCGCTGCATACTTCTTGGGCTTTTCccttgatgttgattttcaacttgatctaCATCATCGGTATTACTATTAGCATTTGTATTTTGGCTGGGGGAACCAGAAATGTCACTTTTAGGTATTTTaagaatttgcagccatcaGCGAGAGGGGAGATCTTGCACCAGTTGAACGAAATGTACCCAATTGAAGCAGAGAAAGTAGTATCTGTGGAAGTAGCTAGTAGTGGCCTTGAATTTGAGCTTGAAGCCCCAATCTTCAGTGGTATAAGTTATTCCCCATTGGATTCCATGGAGCCTCATTGTGGTTCAAATCCTGCAGATATCGAAGCAGACTTGAAATTGTTATCCAAGGCCACAAGAAAGGTGAGAAGCTACGGCTTGCAATGCAATCAGAGTGAGTATATATTGGACGCAATCATCAAGTCTAAATTAAACATGACTCTTTCTATGGGAGTCTGGATCGGAGAAGATGATAAGATCAATACTCAGCAGCTTGAAATCATGAAAAAGGTCTTGACCAAATACCCCAGAAAGATGTTTGATTCAGTGTTCGTTGGAAATGAGGTTCTATTTAGACAGgacaaaaccaccaatgaattgatagAGATTATCCAAGACGTCAAGCACTTTGTTAAGAAAATTGGGTATTTTGACTTACCTGTTGGTACATCCGAGATCGGTTCATTGATAGACGGGAGGTTATTGCAAGCATGTGACATAGTTGGTGCAAACATCCATCCATTTTTTGGGGGAATCGACGTATCAATGGCAACCGACTGGACTTacgactttttgaagtacCAGATTGAGCCTATCAACAAAAGCCATAAGACCAAGCTTGTTATCACCGAGGTGGGATGGCCATATAGAGGGGGGAGATACGAAGGTTCGGTGGCCAACGCCACCAATTTCCAATATTTTATGAATGCATGGTTGTGTGAAAGTCAAAA ATGA
- a CDS encoding uncharacterized protein (COG:S; EggNog:ENOG503PGXR), which produces MTSVRGKRQRRSYSCGPCKLLKIKCDLTLPCSSCQKFSREDKCQASPPQPPTESELRIIEERKQRMSRRKKSTSTSSPDNTTNNTTVGAADDFQSPVSDPDTSFIVTKVRLQHPNLSMSSKSQSPYQDSSYSDVSGLRDIQGYFEQRHVSFSLISDSWFTLKLYFRRSGEPIFGNLATELAKSFTIDQEDVNLLKFIYPNKEALCQLLMGHFKGFKEDLFYMMDYRLLVRTMLEISDKLHSTEYNTPLVINSIDARTLSLLLPVLASGLVTYPHIVINPRYKNSDILSSWILISKKLREHFKKTDSLLDITYLMVWYFEIDNYYHSEGMLNENHYEYNNLLSNLLFDRKYMEHIISTDLDFSTLGEERETEFRVILSYWLRVRVIELNVLYFQYKSSLLRSNHILKNSIVPDDKMLKFVYGFQGFQSDDIMTSIYCTARHYYNQFNSVTSHACIREVVSSYLKVYGNSHSVTGKEIDQYELSIKNNRPIKIDYETTSMYFKSQIFILSFVKWLTFLKIEQGYFPSLRFVSYLTSMSASLNHYIFLDNELHQQSQGTESLISVLPQFHSYYPLEYLMHACMVQQIFLLSLKVFVNREDNTDNIVDLKELYDKMYNKFMVFSNKFVKDFNSVNFRPRLYRAFINVFVDMNTVHDLIEFDSQLEIEEFFQLISKHIPDIRFYIDSYFGCKSTMINYLSKLWYLFSYIRKSKRSDVVKITSKINFTNELIMSYQDKFTGFEISVDKIEDYIHTVVDPVIGQNPRESTL; this is translated from the coding sequence ATGACCAGCGTACGAGGTAAAAGACAGCGCCGAAGCTACAGCTGTGGCCCGTGCAAGCttctcaaaatcaagtgCGATTTGACTCTCCCGTGTTCTTCGTGTCAGAAGTTCAGCCGTGAAGATAAATGCCAGGCATCCCCTCCACAGCCTCCAACTGAGTCAGAATTAAGAATTATCGAGGAAAGAAAACAACGGATGAGCCGACGCAAGAAGTCGACGTCGACGCTGTCACCTGATAACACCACTAATAATACCACCGTGGGTGCAGCCGATGATTTTCAGAGCCCGGTATCGGACCCAGATACGCTGTTCATAGTCACAAAAGTACGTCTACAGCACCCAAACTTGCTGATGAGCCTGAAGTCTCAGTCCCCGTATCAGGATTCGAGCTACAGCGATGTGAGTGGCTTGAGGGACATCCAGGGATACTTTGAGCAGAGACACGTGTCGTTTTCACTTATATCAGATTCCTGGTTTACGCTAAAGCTCTATTTTAGGCGTCTGGGAGAACCCATCTTTGGTAACTTGGCCACCGAGCTTGCAAAATCGTTTACCATCGACCAAGAAGATGTCAACCTCCTTAAGTTTATCTATCCCAATAAAGAAGCTCTTTGCCAATTACTAATGGGCCATTTCAAAGGGTTCAAAGAGGATTTGTTCTATATGATGGACTACCGACTTTTAGTGCGGACCATGCTTGAGATCAGTGACAAACTCCACCTGACAGAGTATAACACGCCATTGGTGATCAACAGTATCGATGCTCGTACCTTGTCCTTATTACTTCCGGTATTGGCTAGTGGTTTGGTAACGTATCCTCATATTGTCATAAACCCAAGATACAAAAACTCGGACATTTTGAGCAGCTGGATTCTTATCAGCAAAAAGCTACGAGAGCACTTCAAGAAAACCGACTCATTGTTAGATATCACTTATTTGATGGTATGGTACTTTGAGATCGATAACTATTACCACCTGGAAGGTATGCTCAATGAGAACCATTATGAATACAATAACCttttgtcaaacttgttgtttgATAGGAAATACATGGAGCACATAATCAGCACagacttggacttttccaCTCTTGGAGAGGAACGAGAGACCGAGTTCAGAGTCATCTTATCTTACTGGCTCCGGGTTCGAGTTATTGAGTTGAACGTCCTATATTTCCAGTATAAGTCATCTTTGTTAAGGTCCAATCatatcttgaaaaactcgaTAGTTCCTGACGATAAAATGCTTAAGTTTGTGTACGGGTTTCAAGGCTTCCAAAGTGATGATATCATGACTTCCATTTATTGTACTGCAAGACATTATTACAACCAGTTCAATTCGGTCACTTCCCACGCGTGTATAAGAGAAGTGGTATCGTCTTATCTCAAAGTCTACGGGAACTCCCATAGCGTGACCGGTaaagaaattgatcaatACGAATTATCAATCAAGAATAATCGGCCTATCAAGATCGATTATGAAACAACTCTGATGTATTTCAAGAGTCAGATTTTTATTCTAAGCTTCGTCAAGTGGTTAACattcttgaaaattgaacaaggtTACTTCCCTTCTTTGCGCTTTGTTTCATACTTGACATCTATGTCTGCTTCCCTCAACCATTATATTTTTTTGGACAATGAATTACACCAACAATCCCAAGGTACTGAAAGTTTAATCTCAGTTCTTCCACAGTTTCATTCATACTATCCCTTGGAGTATTTGATGCATGCATGCATGGTACAACAGATATTCCTCCTCTCgttgaaggtgtttgtTAACAGAGAAGATAACACAGACAATATTGTTGACTTGAAAGAGCTTTATGACAAGATGTATAACAAGTTCATGGTATTCTCAAACAAGTTCGTGAAGGACTTCAACAGTGTGAATTTCCGTCCCCGACTATACCGGGCATTTATCAACGTGTTTGTTGACATGAATACGGTTCATGATCTAATCGAGTTCGACAGTCAGCTCGAGATTGAGGAGTTTTTCCAGCTCATCAGTAAGCACATCCCTGACATCCGCTTTTACATCGACTCTTActttggctgcaaaagcACTATGATCAACTACCTTCTGAAACTTTGGTATCTTTTCAGTTATATCAGGAAATCTAAGAGATCTGACGTGGTCAAGATCACCTCAAAGATAAATTTTACTAACGAATTGATCATGAGTTACCAAGACAAATTCACTGGATTCGAAATCAGCGTTgataaaattgaagattatATACACACAGTTGTGGACCCAGTCATTGGGCAGAATCCACGGGAGTCCACTTTGTAG
- the CIC1 gene encoding proteasome-interacting protein cic1 (COG:S; EggNog:ENOG503NU7W), whose amino-acid sequence MAKTRSKGPVSPKTPLSDKIRKIKTKTSVEASPSVRKVKKGRVEKSAKPSTTTSTTVSTDVVSDKVARGAVEQLSKYTSAQAKESESDLFADEEDDEYVYLQVTTKKFFSDKPNFKPKVIKLSHPIIKEQSDLKTCLIVRDSLITKQEQVEKIESEQIPTLQKIYTLHDIKTEFKPFEKKRQLYNEYDLFVVDDALMNSLPSALGKVFYDNGNNKIPLPIRVTSSNSPKQFSTITFKNQLDKCLTSTFFLPPMGVNILIKLGVINKSSTDDLAQNIKDVMKTFEVSSLRSAMIKTSSSPALPVFYSDKLYDSVDVLEKAKSAKKSDKSQLSAFEKGLLELGTTEDVTKIIGKKLGQKLSS is encoded by the coding sequence ATGGCCAAAACCAGATCAAAGGGACCAGTATCTCCCAAAACACCCCTTTCTGACAAGATTAGGAAGATCAAGACTAAGACGAGTGTTGAGGCGTCGCCTAGTGTCAGAAAAGTCAAAAAAGGTAGAGTTGAAAAATCCGCCAAaccatccaccaccacatccACCACCGTTTCTACCGACGTTGTGAGTGATAAAGTCGCTAGAGGGGCGGTGGAACAATTGTCAAAGTATACCTCTGCCCAAGCCAAGGAGTCTGAGCTGGATCTCTTTGCGGATGAGGAAGATGACGAATATGTGTACTTGCAAGTTACtaccaagaagtttttctCTGACAAACCCAACTTCAAGCCCAAGGTAATTAAGTTGTCTCACCCGATAATCAAGGAACAATCTGACCTTAAAACATGTTTAATTGTGAGAGATCTgttgatcaccaaacaagaacaagtgGAAAAGATCGAAAGTGAACAAATTCCTACCTTACAGAAGATATACACCTTGCATGACATTAAAACCGAGTTCAAGCCatttgaaaagaaaagacaATTGTATAACGAGTATGACttatttgtggttgatgaCGCCTTAATGAATTCTTTACCCAGTGCCTTGGGTAAAGTGTTTTATGATAACGGAAACAACAAGATTCCTTTACCCATTAGAGTCACCTCCTCGAACAGCCCCAAACAGTTCTCCACTATCACGTTCAAGAACCAATTGGATAAGTGTTTGACCAGCACGTTCTTCTTACCTCCTATGGGAGTGAatatcttgatcaagttgggagTCATAAATAAGTCTTCTACCGACGACTTGGCCCAAAACATCAAGGACGTGATGAAGACCTTTGAAGTTTCTTCGTTGAGGTCTGCTATGATCAAgacctcttcttctccagcGTTGCCTGTGTTCTACAGTGATAAGCTTTACGACTCGGTAGATGTGCTCGAGAAGGCAAAGTCTGCAAAGAAATCCGACAAGAGCCAATTATCTGCTTTCGAAAAGGGATTATTAGAGCTTGGTACCACCGAAGATGTCACCAAGATTATTGGTAAGAAATTGGGTCAAAAATTAAGCAGTTAG